The following nucleotide sequence is from Harmonia axyridis chromosome 5, icHarAxyr1.1, whole genome shotgun sequence.
ACCATTTACTTTTAGCAAATCCTTCAACAATGATGCATCTGTTTAATGGCAGATTATTCGTTGAAGTAAAAGGATGTGTTGTGGTTTGTAGTTCAATATGGCAGATGTAGTGAACGTAAGAGAGGTCAAGTTTTACAAAGAGTGTAAAATCTCACAGACCATAGGCGTCAAAACAATATTtcgatttgaataaaataacgtACAATGCTACAATACTATTAGGGGTAAAGAAATGTTCAcagtaaaaaatttaatttaaaaaattcacaGTAAAAAATGCGTTACGTGGCTGCTTACCTTTTGGCCTCTTATGGCGGAAAAGTCAATCCAACTGCTTCAGATTTGGAAAAGATATTGAGCTCTCTGTTGGTATTGAATGCGACCTAGCTAAGGTCAAAAAAGTTATTGCCGAGCTAAATGGAAAGTCCATTGATGAAGTAATTGCACAAGGACAGGGTAAACTTGCTAGTGTACCTTCTGGTGGTGCTGTTGCTGCTCCCACAGCTGACTCCAGTGGTGCTGCAGCCCCAGCTGCTGAAGAAAAGaaagaagagaagaagaagGAAGAACTTGCAGAATCAGAGTCTGATGATGACATGGGCTTTGGTCTCTTCGACTAACCTAAACTGTTTGACAGAAGAATGTAAGTAACTGTATATTTGCTGTACAATACTCTCAACGAACAGAACAGCTGATTTCTACATTTCAACATGTGTTTCATGTATGCAATCATTTCTCCTTCACCTCTCGTTTACAGTAGTACTCGTTTCCTGTCAAACGACTTAAAAATGCGTTACGTGGCTGCTTACCTTTTGGCATCTTATGGCGGAAAAGTCAAGCCAACTGCTTCAGATTTGGAAAAGATATTGAGCTCTGTTGGTATTGAATGCCACCTAGCTAAGGTCAAAAAAGTTATTGTCGAGCTAAATGGAAAGTCCATTGATGAAGTAATTGCACTAGGACAGGGTAAACTTGCTAGTGTACCTTCTGGTGGTGCTGTTACTGCTCCCACAGCTGCCTCCGGTGGTGCAGCAGCCCTACCTGTTGAAggaaagaaagaagaaaagaagaagGAAGAACTTGCAGAATCAGAGTCTGATGATGACATGGGCTTTGGTCTCTTGGACTTAGTTTAAGAACAACTatgtttttaaataaattttcttcAGAGCAAAAGGTTTGCTCACAAATAAAAGATAATCATCATTGATACGGATTGAAGGATATGCTTTCACTCTTACCTTTTCCTTTTGAGCAAATCTTTCTTCTTATTAATATGGCTCAATGTATCTGTGACAGCGATTCATGAGATTATACCAATATTGCAGTTAAAATCTGAACATTCCCACCCATCCTTGAATGTGTTATACACAGAATATCGGAAATGACATATTGACCAACTTCAACAACAATCAGgatcattttattttcatagaTGAACTAATGATTTTTAATACGAATACCCTTCTCCTAGAACTGTTTTGTATTTGATACCATGAAAAATTAAGACCAAATCGGATGAAAGGGTATTATTGTAATTGAACCTTATCATCTTTTACCGTTGGATTGtatgaaatacaatttttccaaGATTTCGAAGATACGTCGAAATTTGAATGTGAGATATATCAACTAGAATAACAATGCTCTGTATACTTacattttatttgtatttcgaaaattgtcaAAATCATAAGACATGCCTCatatttgttatttcattctgcGAACATTATCATACCATTTTGtgacaataaattatttataagcTGAAATGAGAGACAACtggttttgaaatattcaactgTCTTGTTGATTACACACATTTGTAGTCAGGGTTTAAGTTTTCATTGATAGTGCAGTTGTAGGTTACGATGAGTATAGTGAGAAAACTCTACCTATTCAATATCCATTGatatttctattatattttttgatatGCCTTACGGATGTAATTGTaagattcaatttatttgacATATTTCAATaggagaaaaattattcaatgaagcATGTGCTAGAAGTCACCTTAAATTCCCAATCATATAGTATAGTGACAAGCCCACCCTCATTTATGGAAGAACTATA
It contains:
- the LOC123680498 gene encoding 60S acidic ribosomal protein P2-like; its protein translation is MCFMYAIISPSPLVYSSTRFLSNDLKMRYVAAYLLASYGGKVKPTASDLEKILSSVGIECHLAKVKKVIVELNGKSIDEVIALGQGKLASVPSGGAVTAPTAASGGAAALPVEGKKEEKKKEELAESESDDDMGFGLLDLV
- the LOC123680499 gene encoding LOW QUALITY PROTEIN: 60S acidic ribosomal protein P2-like (The sequence of the model RefSeq protein was modified relative to this genomic sequence to represent the inferred CDS: deleted 2 bases in 1 codon); amino-acid sequence: MRYVAAYLLASYGGKVNPTASDLEKILSSVGIECDLAKVKKVIAELNGKSIDEVIAQGQGKLASVPSGGAVAAPTADSSGAAAPAAEEKKEEKKKEELAESESDDDMGFGLFD